In Deltaproteobacteria bacterium, the genomic window GTGTTCGCCCTCTTCCCGGCCTCCGTATATCGTCTCGGCCTCCGGCTTGTGGTGCGCCGCGGCTTTAGTGCTCTGGGGCGAAAATTCGGTGACGTATTGTTAAGCCGCCAATTTTTGGCACTCATCAAATTTGGATAGCATTTTCCGCAAGTCCTCTCGCGTGAATTTCCACTCGAAAGGTCTTGCCCTGTGCGGTTTCTTCGTATATGGCCTGGAAGGCCAGAATTTTGGTTTCGAGTTCTTCGAGGCTTTCAAAGTAGTTGGGCGTACGCACCTTGCGCTGGAGCACAGAGAAATAAATTTCAACCTGATTAAGCCAGCTGGCGTGGATCGGGGTGTGGATTTGAATCGCATTCGAATACCAGCTCTCCAGGCGATCAACAGACGCCTGGCCTCTTTGCGAA contains:
- a CDS encoding transposase, with amino-acid sequence SQRGQASVDRLESWYSNAIQIHTPIHASWLNQVEIYFSVLQRKVRTPNYFESLEELETKILAFQAIYEETAQGKTFRVEIHARGLAENAIQI